DNA sequence from the Lodderomyces elongisporus chromosome 5, complete sequence genome:
GAGGCAAAATGTCCTAATATCGGTGAGTGCTGGGGTGGAAAAAAGTCTGAAGCTACAGCAACTATTATGCTTTTGGGAGACACTTGTACAAGAGGATGTAGGTTTTGCTCGGTCAAGACCAATAGAAAGCCTGGCAAGCCGGATCCTATGGAACCCGAAAATACGGCGGAGGCAATCAGTCGATGGGGGTTGGGATATGTTGTGTTGACCACGGTTGATCGAGATGATTTAATCGATGGTGGTGCTAACCATTTAAAGGAAACAGTGCAAAAAATCAAGTTCAAAGCACCACAGATTTTGGTCGAAGTGCTTGGTGGTGATTTCCGCGGTGATTTGGAAATGGTAAAGATCTTGGCCAATTCTGGATTGGACGTTTATGCACACAATATGGAGACAGTGGAGACATTAACTCCACACATTAGGGATAGAAGGGCTACATATAGACAATCATTGGCCGTATTGAGAACCGCCAAGGAGACTAAACCATCATTGATCACAAAGACCTCATTGATGCTTGGTTTTGGTGAGACTGATGATCAGATTAGACAAACCTTGAAAGATTTGCGTGAAGTTGGATGTGATGTTGTGACATTTGGTCAATATATGAGACCTACAAAGAGACACATGAAGGTGGTGGAATATGTGACGCCGGAAAAATTTGATTACTGGAGAGATGTTGCATTGGAGATGGGATTCTTGTATGTAGCTAGTGGACCATTGGTGAGATCATCGTACAAGGCTGGTGAGGCGTTTATTGAAAACGtcttgaaaaagagaaagcaCAATGTTGGTGAAAGCCCTAGGATGTTACAAGAGGTGAAACCAAGTATATTCAAAAGAGC
Encoded proteins:
- a CDS encoding uncharacterized protein (BUSCO:EOG0926131E) translates to MLPRSINILKLRPTTQVTTTALRALATEAKTTLGATPGSTSTSTSTSTATTTTLESTSTSTSGDATETTIKETKSIKRKRTFFTDELNKGPSFDDFVSGKAKDMLEDPLELARKDPNAKLPSWLKVPIPKGKSFHNVKNDVRELKLSTVCEEAKCPNIGECWGGKKSEATATIMLLGDTCTRGCRFCSVKTNRKPGKPDPMEPENTAEAISRWGLGYVVLTTVDRDDLIDGGANHLKETVQKIKFKAPQILVEVLGGDFRGDLEMVKILANSGLDVYAHNMETVETLTPHIRDRRATYRQSLAVLRTAKETKPSLITKTSLMLGFGETDDQIRQTLKDLREVGCDVVTFGQYMRPTKRHMKVVEYVTPEKFDYWRDVALEMGFLYVASGPLVRSSYKAGEAFIENVLKKRKHNVGESPRMLQEVKPSIFKRA